A genomic segment from Colletotrichum higginsianum IMI 349063 chromosome 5, whole genome shotgun sequence encodes:
- a CDS encoding Transaldolase b, with the protein MGSRGVMTWLDKLEEQLNVDVDWMDPEYIKSMPIVPHDQTSNQLWVDIQLGHPSNRDLLLETAKELKDEGWLAIYTRMAVLMCKKNIDSIRGRVLLQTLPSNAYKTQETLDHARLYDREFARAGVGRDRYCIKIPSTGAALNAAKVLSSEGIPTLGTALFGLPQAIACSQAGMLYISPYYNGEGRKEVRAHDEPEALWPDVKDPATQHPMSARIVQIIETYKRLYKQTGREQPFVKNAR; encoded by the exons ATGGGAAGCCGAGGCGTCATGACCTGGCTCGACAAGCTGGAAGAGCAGC tcaacgtcgacgtcgactgGATGGACCCCGAGTACATCAAGAGCATGCCCATCGTCCCCCACGACCAGACGAGCAACCAGCTCTGGGTCGATATCCAGCTCGGCCACCCGTCCAACAGGGACCTCTTGTTGGAGACGGCCAAGGAGTTGAAGGACGAGGGATGGCTGGCCATCTACACCCGAATG GCCGTCCTCATGTGCAAGAAGAACATCGACTCCATCCGGGGCCGGGTCCTGCTGCAGACGCTCCCGTCCAACGCGTACAAGACGCAGGAGACGCTCGACCACGCGCGGCTGTACGACCGCGAGttcgcccgcgccggcgtcgggcGCGACAGGTACTGCATCAAGATCCCCTCGACGGGGGCGGCCCTGAACGCCGCCAAGGTGCTCTCGTCCGAGGGCATCCCGACGCTCGGGACGGCGCTGTTCGGGCTCCCGCAGGCCATCGCGTGCAGCCAGGCGGGGATGCTATACATCAGCCCGTATTACAACG gggaggggagaaaaGAGGTGCGAGCCCACGACGAGCCGGAGGCGCTGTGGCCCGACGTCAAGGACCCGGCGACGCAGCATCCCATGTCGGCGCGGATCGTCCAGATCATCGAGACGTACAAGCGGCTGTACAAGCAGACGGGGAGAGAGCAGCCTTTCGTGAAGAACGCCAGGTAA
- a CDS encoding Sugar transporter, translated as MSHAPDVEGDVKSKLGVSHVEHSNADYTRNIEARIRNPLLGISKPDLVAQVDAFCREFGFPDKQGVFLRGALAAQHPDSYASLDELTDDDRRALGREVTHRWRLPRDLYLSVALCSLGSAVQGWDNTGANGANLSFPREFGIDGPGHQALVGVVNAAPTLFGLLSAWAADPINDRLGRRGTIFLTGLFCVFPVLAQAFTRNWWGLLLCRLFMGLGMGVKISTIPVYSAEVAPAAVRGGIVTSFQLWVAFGIFVGFCSNLVWYRIGDLAWRFQLGAAFAPAVPVLIFVWFCPESPRWLMKKGRYQDSFRSFCRLRNTEMMAARDLYYAHRQLIVEKDAFGGRTLLRRMADLLTVPRLRRATLASSWIVVSQQFSGINIMAFYSSTIFEQAGYSTRNCLLASMGFGLVVFVFAFPAVYVMDTFGRRNLLLVTFPNMAWCLLAAGLCFLMDQGSSARVPLIAFFIYLFAAMYGPGIGPLPSIYFSEAFPLSHREIGSAFTICVNNAIGSALTLTFPELLHRIGPTGAFGLYAGLNMLAFVVIFFLIPETKQLTLEELDYIFGVPTRRHAAYQVRTWLPWVVRRYVFFDRSAKLEPLYHLE; from the exons ATGTCTCACGCTCCCgatgtcgagggcgacgtcaaGTCCAAACTCGGTGTAAGCCACGTCGAGCACAGCAACGCCGACTACACCAGAAACATCGAAGCCAG gaTCCGCAACCCCCTCCTCGGCATCTCCAAGCCCGACCTGGTCGCCCAGGTCGATGCCTTCTGCCGCGAGTTCGGCTTCCCCGACAAGCAGGGCGTCTTCCTGCGCGgggccctcgccgcccagcacCCGGACTCGTACGCGtcgctcgacgagctcaccgacgacgacaggcgcgccctcggccgcgaagTCACCCACCGCTGGCGCCTCCCGCGCGACCTCTACCTCAGCGTCGCCCTCTGCTCCCTCGGGTCCGCCGTGCAGGGGTGGGACAACACGGGCGCCAACGGCGCCAACCTCTCGTTCCCGCGCGAgttcggcatcgacggccCCGGCCACcaggccctcgtcggcgtcgtcaacgccgcgCCCAccctcttcggcctcctcaGCGCCTGGGCCGCCGACCCCATCAacgaccgcctcggccgccgcggcacCATCTTCCTGACGGGCCTGTTCTGCGTCTtccccgtcctcgcccaggcCTTCACCCGCAACTGGTGGGGCCTCCTGCTCTGCCGCCTCTTCATGGGCCTGGGCATGGGCGTCAAGATCTCCACCATCCCCGTCTActcggccgaggtcgcccccgccgccgtccgcggcggcatcgtcacGAGCTTCCAGCTGTGGGTCGCCTTTGGCATCTTCGTCGGCTTCTGCTCCAACCTGGTCTGGTACCGCATCGGGGACCTGGCCTGGCGGttccagctcggcgccgccttcgcccCGGCCGTCCCCGTTCTGATCTTTGTTTGGTTCTGTCCCG AATCGCCGCGCTGGCTGATGAAAAAGGGGCGCTACCAGGACTCGTTCCGGTCCTTCTGCCGCCTGCGGAACACCGAGATGATGGCCGCCAGGGACCTGTACTACGCCCACAGGCAGCTCatcgtcgagaaggacgccTTCGGCGGCCGGACCCTCCTGCGGCGCATGGCCGACCTGCTCACCGTCCCCCGCCTGCGCAGGGCCACGCTCGCCTCGTCCTGGATCGTCGTCTCCCAGCAGTTCAGCGGCATCAACATCATGGCCTTTTACTCGTCGACCATCTTCGAGCAGGCCGGCTACTCCACGCGCAACTGCCTGCTGGCCTCCATGggcttcggcctcgtcgtcttcgtcttcgcgTTCCCGGCCGTCTACGTCATGGACACTTTTGGCCGGAGGAACCTGCTGCTGGTCACGTTCCCCAACATGGCCTGGtgcctcctcgccgcgggcCTCTGCTTCCTGATGGACCAGGGCTCCAGCGCCAGGGTCCCGCTGATTGCCTTCTTCATCTACCTCTTCGCGGCCATGTACGGGCCCG GCATCGGCCCTCTGCCGTCCATCTACTTCTCCGAGGCTTTCCCCCTGTCTCACAGAGAGATCGGCTCGGCGTTCACAATCTGCGTAAACAACGCCATCGGCAGCGCCCTCACCCTGACGTTCCCCGAGCTGCTGCACAGAATCGGGCCAACCGGGGCCTTTGGCCTGTACGCCGGCCTGAACATGCTGGCCTTtgtcgtcatcttcttcctgaTCCCGGAGACCAA ACAACTGACGTTGGAGGAGCTGGATTACATCTTTGGGGTCCCTACACGCCGCCACGCCGCTTACCAGGTCCGCACGTGGTTGCCTTGGGTCGTGAGGAGATACGTGTTCTTCGACAGGAGCGCCAAGCTTGAACCACTTTATCATCTTGAGTAA
- a CDS encoding AMP-binding enzyme codes for MPSAALTRLATGLAARTTRYPGAAGVAGQWRTLSSGYKGLSFSEGPSEPPLLTQTIPEHFSQIVSLHGDLPAVVARAPTALTSPSPASTATPLPPASTTTLTYASLDALSNTLASSLRALGLRKGDRLAVSLGNGPEFAALTYAAFKLGAVLVPLNPGFNAKQVAAALRHLAVEILVVGKVTDLPYKPCRGRSNLDLVRTLVPDLDKGKVESEQVPTLKTVVVLDNAASHPLVEFPAFAALTPYDVLLRGSDRPVVPDAPLRPGETINIQFTSGTTSQPKAAMLTHTGILNNGRLIAERMGLVPGDRIVVPPPLFHCFGCVLGYMATATTGAAILFPSPAFDPAATVRMAADYDATGLYGVSTMFVAVMEALAAGNVARPDEMPRGLSKGIAAGSSVPESLMRRLYETLGLRDLVICYGMTETSPVSCMTAPDDALEKRTGSVGRAMPHTAVKIVDPLDRARVVPRGERGELAAAGYLVMEGYWGDEAKTAEVRRREGDGRVWMYSGDEARMDEGGYVEITGRIKDLIIRGGENIHPLEVENCLFQMEGVKEAAVVGVPDEKLGESVAAFVVAKKGWTVEGEGEGDGVKSILTKDAVRAWVREHLSGHLVPKHVFWVDEYPKTPSGKIQKFKLRDMAEGLIGK; via the exons atgccctcggcggccttgacaCGCCTGGCAACCGGCCtcgcggcgaggacgacaagGTACCCGGGAGCTGCGGGCGTGGCTGGGCAGTGGAGGACGCTCTCGTCCGGTTATAAAGGGTTGAGCTTCAGCGAGGGGCCGAGTGAG cCTCCCCTCCTCACACAAACCATCCCGGAGCACTTCTCCCAGATCGTCTCCCTCCACGGCGACCTccctgccgtcgtcgcccgcgcgCCCACCGCCCTCacttcgccgtcgccggcgtccacgGCAACCCCGCTCCCGCCCGCCTCGACCACGACCTTGACCTACGCCTCGCTCGACGCCCTCTCCAACACCCTCGCCTCGTCCCTgcgcgccctcggcctccgcaAGGGCGACCGTCTCGCCGTCTCCCTCGGCAACGGCCCCGAGTTCGCCGCCCTGACCTACGCCGCCTTTaagctcggcgccgtgctcgTCCCGCTGAACCCGGGCTTCAACGCGAAGcaggttgccgccgccctgcgccACCTGGCCGTCGAGATCCTCGTGGTCGGCAAGGTGACGGACCTGCCCTACAAGCCGTGCCGCGGGCGGAgcaacctcgacctcgtgCGGACGCTGGTGCCGGACCTGGACAAGGGGAAAGTGGAGAGCGAGCAGGTGCCGACGCTGAAAACCGTCGTCGTGCTGGACAACGCCGCCTCGCACCCGCTGGTCGAGTTCCCCGCCTTCGCGGCGCTGACGCCGTACGACGTGCTGCTGCGCGGGTCCGACCGGCCCGTCGTGCCGGACGCGCCGCTCCGCCCGGGCGAGACGATCAACATCCAGTTCACGTCCGGGACGACGTCGCAGCCCAAGGCGGCGATGCTGACGCACACGGGGATCCTCAACAACGGCCGGCTGATCGCCGAGAGGATGGGGCTCGTGCCGGGCGACCGCATcgtcgtgccgccgccgctgttcCACTGCTTCGGCTGCGTGCTGGGGTacatggcgacggcgacgacgggcgcgGCGATCCTGTTCCCGAGCCCGGCCTTCGACCCGGCCGCGACGGTGAGGATGGCGGCCGACTACGACGCCACGGGGCTGTACGGCGTGTCGACCATGTTCGTGGCCGTCATggaggcgctggcggcggggAACGTCGCGCGGCCGGACGAGATGCCCCGCGGGCTGAGCAAGGGGATCGCGGCGGGGAGCTCGGTGCCGGAGAGCCTGATGCGCAGGCTGTACGAGACGCTGGGGCTGCGGGACCTGGTCATCTGCTACGGCATGACGGAGACGAGCCCCGTGAGCTGCATGACGGCGCCCGACGACGCGTTGGAGAAGCGGACGGGCAGCGTCGGGCGCGCCATGCCGCACACGGCGGTCAAGATCGTCGACCCGCTCGACAGGGCGCGGGTAGTGCCGCGCGGGGAGAGGggcgagctggcggcggccgggtacCTCGTCATGGAGGGGTACTggggcgacgaggccaagacggccgaggtgAGGCGGCGGGAGGGCGACGGGCGGGTGTGGATGTactcgggcgacgaggcgcgGATGGACGAGGGGGGGTACGTGGAGATCACGGGGCGGATCAAGGACCTCATCatccgcggcggcgagaacaTCCACCCGCTCGAGGTGGAGAACTGCCTGTTCCAGATGGAgggcgtcaaggaggccgccgtcgtgggcgtgccggacgagaagctcgggGAGAGCGTCGCGGCCTTTGTCGTGGCGAAGAAGGGGTGGACcgtggagggggagggagaaggggacgGCGTCAAGAGCATCCTCACGAAAGACGCGGTCAGGGCGTGGGTGAGGGAGCACCTCTCGGGCCACCTCGTGCCGAAGCATGTGTTTTGGGTGGACGAGTACCCCAAGACGCCGAGCGGCAAGATCCAAAAGTTCAAGCTGAGGGACATGGCCGAGGGGCTCATTGGGAAGTAG
- a CDS encoding Glycosyltransferase sugar-binding region containing DXD domain-containing protein: MLTPRRAVAVAAFLLVVFYLISSSHESPTVAKAPVAASNHDTTDAKKSSSSAQTSTDGDIKPSAPKVATPKQKPMMDMSKMSLYDKLAYQYPYDPETRFPAYIWQTWKWTPADEEFNFREQEASWSEQHPGFVHEVITDKVAVNLLRLLYASVPEVLKAYDALPLAVLKADFFRYLILLARGGIYSDIDTFAIRSALEWIPERIPRESVGLVIGIEADPDRPDWKDWYSRRIQFCQWTIQSKPGHPVLREIVVRITEEALKRKKAGELDNIIDKNVVEFTGPAVWTDTIFDYFNDPRFFDMKNSKGPIDWKNFTGMETSKKVGDVVVLPITSFSPGVQQMGAKDYDDPMAFVKHDFEGTWKPEELRHIGEQNEES, encoded by the exons ATGCTCACTCCGAGGAGAGCCGTCGCCGTTGCGGCGTTCCTACTAGTCGTCTTCTACCTGATATCCTCCTCCCACGAATCGCCCACCGTCGCAAAAGCACCCGTCGCAGCCTCGAACCATGACACGACAGACGCCAAAaagtcgtcctcgagcgcaCAGACCTCGACTGATGGTGACATCAAGCCCTCGGCCCCCAAGGTTGCGACGCCGAAGCAGAAGCCCATGATGGACATGTCCAAAATGTCACTGTATGACAAGCTGGCATACCAATACCCCTACGACCCCGAGACGCGCTTCCCGGCCTACATCTGGCAGACGTGGAAGTGGacgcccgccgacgaggagttTAACTTCCGCGAGCAGGAGGCCAGCTGGAGCGAGCAGCACCCCGGCTTCGTCCACGAGGTCATCACCGACAAGGTCGCGGTCAACCTGCTGCGCCTGCTGTACGCGTCCGTCCCCGAGGTGCTCAAGGCGTACGACGCGCTGCCCCTGGCCGTCCTCAAGGCCGACTTCTTCCGGTACCTGATCTTGCTCGCGCGCGGCGGCATCTACTCGGACATTGACACCTTTGCCATCCGCTCCGCCCTCGAGTGGATCCCCGAGCGCATCCCGCGAGAGagcgtcggcctcgtcattggcatcgaggccgaccCCGACCGGCCCGACTGGAAGGACTGGTACAGCCGCCGCATTCAGTTTTGCCAGTGGACGATCCAGTCGAAGCCCGGCCACCCGGTCCTGCGCGAGATTGTCGTCCGCATCACGGAGGAGGCTCTGAAGCGCAAGAAGGCGGGCGAGTTGGACAACATTATCGACAAGAACGTGGTCGAATTTACGGGCCCTGCCGTCTGGACGGACACCATTTTCGACTACTTCAACGACCCCCGGTTCTTTGACATGAAGAATTCCAAGGGCCCCATCGACTGGAAGAACTTTACGGGCATGGAGACGTCCAAGAAGGTGGGCGACGTCGTGGTGCTTCCCATCACCAGCTTCAGCCCCGGCGTGCAACAAATGGGGGCCAAGGACTACGACGACCCCATGGCTTTTGTCAAGCACGACTTTGAAG GTACCTGGAAGCCGGAAGAGCTCCGCCACATTGGCGAGCAAAACGAGGAGTCGTAA
- a CDS encoding Nicotinate-nucleotide pyrophosphorylase [carboxylating]: protein MEDVPLEHGSLEHLLPPSWKSVVTAWLAEDTPSFDYGGFVVGGDPRTATLWGKSGGIVAGRPFVDEVFAQCGCAVEWHVREGSHIELRGHGEGAVRGKMRVATVTGPARGVLLGERVALNLLARCSGVASMTRGMLVNLRAAGYAGVLAGTRKTTPGFRLVEKYGMLVGGADAHRMDLSSMIMLKDNHVWSKGSITDAVRAAKSVGGFSLKVEVEVRSEDEADEAIAAGADVVMLDNFTGDGVKVAAHSLKERWAGKKHFLVEVSGGLTLDNVENYVCNDVDILSTSAIHQGVPHIDFSLKIEV from the exons ATGGAAGACGTCCCGCTCGAGCACGGCTCCCTCGAgcacctcctcccccccagcTGGAAATCCGTCGTCACCGCCTGGCTCGCCGAGGACACCCCCAGCTTCGACtacggcggcttcgtcgtcggcggcgacccgcGCACCGCCACCCTCTGGGGCAAGtccggcggcatcgtcgccggccgccccttcgtcgacgaggtcttTGCCCAGTGCGGCTGCGCCGTCGAGTGGCACGTCCGCGAAGGGTCGCACATTGAGCTccgcggccacggcgagggcgccgtgcGCGGCAAGATGCGCGTCGCCACCGTCACCGGCCCCGCGcgcggcgtcctcctcggcgagcgcGTCGCCCTGaacctcctcgcccgctgCTCCGGCGTCGCCAGCATGACGCGCGGCATGCTCGTCAACCTCCGCGCCGCGGGCTACGCCGGCGTGCTGGCCGGCACGCGCAAGACGACGCCGGGcttccgcctcgtcgagaagtACGGcatgctcgtcggcggcgccgacgcccaccGCATGGACCTCAGCTCCATGATCATGCTCAAGGACAACCACGTCTGGAGCAAGGGCAGCATAACCGACGCCGTGCGCGCCGCCAAGAGCGTCGGCGGCTTCAGCctcaaggtcgaggtcgaggtgcggagcgaggacgaggccgacgaggccatcgccgccggcgccgacgtcgtcatgCTCGACAACTtcaccggcgacggcgtcaaggtcgccgcccacAGCCTCAAGGAGAGGTGGGCCGGCAAGAAGCACTTCCTGGTCGAGGTCTCGGGCGGCCTGACGTTGGATAACGTCGAGAATTACGTGTGCAACG ATGTGGACATTCTCTCGACGAGCGCCATCCACCAGGGCGTGCCGCACATTGACTTTTCGCTCAAGATCGAGGTCTAG